In a single window of the Pseudopipra pipra isolate bDixPip1 chromosome 21, bDixPip1.hap1, whole genome shotgun sequence genome:
- the IFT22 gene encoding intraflagellar transport protein 22 homolog — MLRAKVLLVGPRESGKSVLANFVSESTEGIGSYSPTQGVRILEYEKPNLNGNSKGAGCRFELWDCSGDQKFETCWPALMKDSHGVIIIFNPELPSHLKEIEMWYSCFVQQQPLLDSQCLLVAHHKPGSAEDTENLSLAYPLNKLKLIHSNLEEDPEDVRMEFMKYFRSIITIMNESREREEMSIIS, encoded by the exons ATGCTGAGGGCgaaggtgctgctggtggggcCGCGCGAG TCTGGGAAGTCGGTGCTGGCGAACTTCGTGTCGGAGAGCACGGAAGGGATCGGGAGCTACAGCCCGACGCAGGGGGTGAG GATCCTGGAGTATGAGAAGCCAAACCTGAATGGGAACAGCAAGGGAGCTGGGTGTCGATTCGAGCTGTGGGATTGCAGTGGTGACCAAAA GTTTGAAACGTGCTGGCCGGCTCTGATGAAGGACTCTCATGGGGTAATAATAATCTTCAACCCTGAGCTGCCCAGTCACCTGAAAGAAATTGAGATGTGGTACTCCTGCTTcgtgcagcagcagccactgctcgACAGTCAGTGTCTCCTGGTGGCACATCACAAGCCAGGCAGTGCAGAGGACACAGAAAACCTGTCCCTGG CTTACCCACTGAACAAACTAAAACTAATACATTCCAACTTGGAGGAAGATCCTGAAGATGTTCGGATGGAATTCATGAAATACTTCAGAAGCATTATCACCATAATGAAtgagagcagagagagggaagaaatgtCAATTATCtcataa